The genomic stretch GCACGGTGTCGAACAGCGGGCCCATGTCCTCACCCCAGCGCTCGCCGGACACGCCTTCCTTCAGTGAGGCCCAACCGTTGAGGCCGGAGGCGTAGACGACCGGGAAGTCGAGCTGCTCGTCGTTGGCGCCGAGCTTGTCGAACAGCTCGAACGCGGCGTTGATCACGTAGTCGGGGCGTGCGCCCGGCTTGTCGACCTTGTTGACGACGACGATGGGCTTCAGGCCCAGCGCCAGCGCCTTCTTGGTCACGAAGCGGGTCTGCGGCATCGGGCCTTCCTGGGCGTCGATCAGCAGCACGACACCGTCGACCATCGACAAGGCGCGCTCCACTTCGCCACCGAAGTCGGCGTGCCCCGGGGTGTCGACGATGTTGATGTGGGTGCCCTGCCAGCTGACGGCGCAGTTTTTGGCCAGGATGGTGATGCCACGCTCGCGTTCGAGGTCGTTGCTGTCCATCACACGTTCGCTGACCTGCTGGTTCTCGCGGAAGGTGCCCGATTGACGCAACAACTGATCCACCAGCGTCGTCTTGCCATGGTCGACGTGGGCGATGATGGCGATGTTGCGGATTTGCTTGCTCATAGTTCGCTCTTGAAGACGTGCTCGTATCGACGAGTCACTGTGATGCTTGAGCGTTCAGGAGGCCTTGGACCTCCAGCGGGCTCAACAACCGCAGGGATATCAATTCACCGGCCTTGACGCTGCCGCTGCCCAAAAAGGCACCGGCCTGCGGGCCGTAGACGCGCAACTGGGGCGCGTCGGGGTGGGCGGTGCGTCGCCGCATGCCGCTCAGGAAGCGACCGGCGTCTTCCGCTTCGAGTCGCAGCACCGGCCAGTCGTTCAACAAAGCGTCGACCGGTTGGAGCACTGCGTCACGCTCGGCCTCGCTCATCGCTTCGAGCTGCGCCAGCGTGTAGGCGCCCTCCAGCGTCAGCGGACCGCTGCCGGTGCGGCGCAGCGCCGTCAGGTGGGCGCCGCAACCGAGCGCTTCGCCGATGTCCTCGGCCAGCGTGCGGATATAGGTGCCCTTGCTGCAGCGCACCTCGATCTCGAGCGCACCTTCTTGCCAGCGCAACAGCTCGATCCAGTGGATCACCACCTGGCGCGGCTCGCGCTCCACCTCGATGCCGGCCCGGGCGTATTCATACAAGGCCTTGCCGTCGCGCTTGAGCGCCGAATACATCGGCGGCACCTGCTGGATCGGCCCCATGAAGCGCATGCAGGCCTGCAGCAGGTGCTGCGGCGTCACGTCGACCGGGCGCTCTTCGAGCACCTCACCTTCGGCGTCGCCGGTGGTCGTGCGCACGCCAAGCTTCAAAGTCGCCCGGTAGGTCTTGTCGGCCTCCAGGCTGATCTGGGAAAACTTGGTGGCAGCACCGAAACACAGCGGCAGCAAGCCGGTGGCCAGCGGGTCGAGCGTGCCGGTGTGGCCGGCCTTCTCGGCGCGGAACAAACGCTTGACCTTCTGCAGGGCGTCGTTGCTGCTCAGGCCCAGCGGCTTGTCGAGCAGCAGCACGCCGTGCACCGCACGGCGCGGCACCCGGGGGCGCGCGACGGGAGAAGAACTGGCTTCGGCTTGCACGGGCAGCGTCCTCAGTCGTCCTTGGCCCGGTTCGCGTTGGCCTGATTGATCAGCGCATTCATGTCGGCCGCACGCTCGGTGGTGCGGTCGAAACTGAAATGCAGCGTCGGCACCGTGTGGATCTGCAGCCGCTTGAACAAGCCGTTGCGCAAGAATCCGGCCGCCTCGTTCAGGGCCTCCTCGCATGCTTCCGGGTCGCCCACCAGCAGCGAGAAAAACACCTTGGCATGGGCGTAGTCAGGCGTGACCTCGACCGCGTTGATCGTCACCATGCCGATGCGCGGATCTTTCAGGTCGCGGATCAGTTCAGCCACGTCGCGCTGGATCTGGTCGGCCACGCGGTAGCTGCGGTTCGGGATAGCTCGCTTGTGTCGCATCGTGAGACTCCTGTGCCGCCGGCCGCTCCCTCCAAACACAAACCCCGCCATCTTTCGATCGGCGGGGCTTGCAGGAGCAGCCGGGTCCGCCTTACAGCGTGCGCGCCACTTCCTTGATCTCGAAGAACTCCAACTGATCGCCTTCGGCAATGTCGTTGTAGTTCTTGATGTTCAAACCACACTCGAAGCCCTCTTTGACTTCGCGGACATCGTCCTTGAAGCGCTTGAGCGAATCGAGCTCGCCGGTGAACACCACCACGTTGTCGCGCAGCAGACGCAGACGCGCGTTGCGGCGGACGATGCCCGACAGCACCATACAGCCGGCGATCGCACCGACCTTGGACGAGCGGAACACCTGGCGGATCTCGGCGACGCCGATGACCTCTTCCTTCTGTTCCGGTGCCAACATGCCGGACATCGCCGCGCGGATCTCGTCGACCGCGTCGTAGATGATGTTGTAGTAGCGGATGTCCACGCCGTTGTTCTCGGCCAGCTTGCGCGCACCGGCGTCGGCGCGCGTGTTGAAGCCGATGATGACCGCCTTGGACGCGATCGCGAGGTTGACGTCGCTCTCGCTGATACCGCCCACCGCCGCGTGCACGATCTGCACCTTCACCTCTTCCGTCGACAGCTTCAGCAGCGAAGCGGCCAGCGCTTCCTGCGAACCCTGCACGTCGGCCTTGATGATCAGTGCCAGCGTCTGCGACCCGCCCTGGCCCATCTGCTCGAACATGTTCTCGAGCTTGGCGGCCTGCTGGCGTGCCAGCTTGACGTCGCGGTACTTGCCCTGGCGGAAGGTGGCGATTTCACGGGCCCGGCGCTCGTCGGCCAGCACCATGAATTCGTCGCCGGCCTGCGGCACCTCGGTGAGGCCCTGGATTTCGACCGGGATCGACGGACCCGCTTCCTGCGTCGGCTTGCCGGTTTCGTCCAGCATGGCGCGCACGCGGCCATAGCTCGAACCCGCCAGCACGACGTCGCCGCGCTTGAGCGTGCCCGACTGCACCAGCACCGTGGCCACTGGGCCGCGGCCCTTGTCCAGCTGGGCTTCGATCACCAGGCCCTTGGCCGGCGATTCCTTGGCCGCGGTCAGTTCCAGCACCTCGGCCTGCAGCAGCACGTTCTCGAGCAGCTCGTCGACACCCTGGCCGGTCTTGGCCGACACCGGGCAGAACGGCGAGTCGCCGCCGAATTCTTCAGGCACCACCTGCTCGGCCACCAGCTCGGACTTGACACGTTCGAGGTTGGCTTCGGGCTTGTCGATCTTGTTCACCGCCACGACGATGGGCACGCCCGCCGCCTTGGCATGGTGGATCGCTTCCTTGGTCTGCGGCATCACGCCGTCGTCGGCGGCCACCACCAGGATGACGATGTCGGTCGCCTTGGCACCGCGCGCACGCATGGCCGTGAAGGCCTCGTGACCCGGGGTGTCGAGGAAGGTGATCATGCCGCGCGGCGTGTCGACGTGGTAAGCGCCGATGTGCTGCGTGATGCCGCCCGCTTCACCGGCCGCCACGCGGCTGCGCCGGATGTAGTCGAGCAGCGAGGTCTTGCCGTGGTCGACGTGACCCATCACGGTCACCACCGGCGCACGCGGCAGCACCTCGGCGCCGGCCGTCGCGACGTCTTCCTCGAGGAAGGCCTCGGGGTCGTCGAGCTTGGCGGCAAACGCCTTGTGGCCCATCTCCTCGACCACGATCATCGCGGTTTCCTGGTCGAGCTGCTGGTTGATGGTGACCATCTGGCCCAGCTTCATCAACTGCTTGATGACCTCGGAGGCCTTGACCGACATCTTGTGCGCCAGGTCGGCGACGCTGATCGTCTCCGGCACATGCACTTCATGGATCTGGGCCTCGGTCGGCGCGATGAAGTTGGAGCCGTTGCCCGCACCGCGATCGCCACGGCGACCGCCGCGTGCCCCGGCCGGCGCACGCCAGCCCGGACGTGCGCCGCCCGACGAATCGCCACGGGTCTTGAGCGCACGCTTCTTGGCGGCATCGTCGGCCCAGCTCGACGACAGCTTCTCGGACTTGACCGATTTCTTGTCGCCCGGCTTGGCCGTGGTGCTGCCCGGCGCCGCGGCTGCAGGCGCAGCGCCCGGAGCGCCGGGGACGGCCTTGGGCTTGTGGATCGTGCCCTTGATGCCTTCCTTGCTCGGGTCGACCTTCGGCTTTTCTTCCTCGGGCTTCTTGGCGGTCAGCACCTTGCGGGGGGCCGCCATCATCGCGCGGATCGCCGCCGCTTCGGCTTCAGCAGCCTTGCGGCGCTTTTCAAGGTCCATCAAACGTTGTTTCTCCTCGGCCTCGACTTCGGCGGCCTTGATGACACGCACGCCCGGCCGCGGCGTTTCGGCCGGGGCTGCAGGCGCGGCAGCAGGGGCCGCAGCTGCGGCCGGCGGTTGCACCGGCGCCGGCGCGGGAGCCGGTGCAGCGCGGGATGCTTCTTGGGCCTCGGCACCGACGGTGACAGCGGCTGCCGCCGCTGCCGCACGCTGAGCCTCGGCAGCACGCGCAGCCGCTTCAGCGGCGGCCTTCTCGGCCTCTTCGCGCGCGCGCGCTTCGGCCGCCTCGGCTTCTTCGCGGCGGCGGCGCTCTTCCTCTTCGCGCTGGCGGCGCTGCTCGGCCAGTTCTTCTTCCTGGCGGCGCAGCAACTCGGCCTGGCGGTTGGCCTCTTCCTCGCGGCGAATCAACTCGGACTCGTCCACCGCAGCGGCTGCCGGTGCGGCGGCCTCTTCAGCCACGCTCGCCGGCGTCTCGTCGCGCTTCACGAACACGCGCTTCTTGCGCACTTCCACCTGGATGGTGCGCGCCTTGCCGGACGAATCGGCCTGTTTGATCTCGGTGGTCGACTTCTTCGTCAAGGTGATTTTCTTGCGCTCGCTGCCGGCGGTGCCGTGCGACGAGCGGAGATAGTCGAGCAGACGTTCCTTGTCTGCCTCGGTCAGGGAGTCCTCCGGCGATCCCTTCGTCACCCCGGCGGCTTTCAGCTGGTCAAGCAGCGCCGTCGCGGGGCGATTCAGTTCGGAGGCGAACTGTGCGACTGTGGTAACGGCCATTGTGTGTGTCCTTGGGGCGGCGAGTGCAGTGTGTGCTGGTTCGGTCAGTGCGGCGGGGTGCGGCGTCAGGCGGTGAACCAGTGTTCACGTGCCTTCATGATCAGGCCCTTGGCCTGTGCCTCGTCCACGCCGGTGATCTCGGTCAGCTCGTCCACGGCCAGATCGGCCAGGTCGTCACGGGTGTGGATGCCCGCGTCGGCCAGCTTGGCGATCAGTTCGCCGGAAAGCCCGTCGAGATCGCGCAGGTCCTGCGACACCTCTTCGACCTTCTCTTCCTTGGCAATCTCCATCGTCAACAGCACATCCTTGGCACGGGTGCGCAGCTCGTTGACGGTGTCCTCGTCGAAGGATTCGATCTCCAGCATCTCCTGCAGTGGCACGTAGGCCACTTCCTCGAGGCTGGTGAAGCCTTCCTCGATCAGGATGTCGGCAACTTCCTCGTCGACATCGAGCTTGTCCATGAACAACGCCCGGATCGCCGTGGTTTCCTCGGCCTGTTTGGCCTGCGATTCCTCGGCGGTCATGATGTTGATGCGCCAGCCGGTCAGCTCGGACGCAAGGCGCACATTCTGCCCGCCGCGGCCGATCGCGATTGCCAGGTTTTCTTCGTCGACGACGACGTCCATCGCGTGACGCTCTTCGTCCACGACGATCGACACCACATTGGCCGGCGCCAGCGCGCCGATCACGAACTGCGCCGGGTCTTCCGACCACAGCACGATGTCGACGCGTTCGCCGGCCAGCTCGTTGGTGACGGCGTTGACACGCGAGCCGCGCACACCGACACACGTGCCGATCGGGTCGACGCGCTTGTCATGGGACAGCACGGCGATCTTGGCGCGCGAGCCGGGGTCACGTGCGCAGCTCTTGATCTCCAGCAGGCCTTGCTCGATCTCGGGCACTTCCTGGCCGAACAGCTCGATCATGAAGGCCGGGGCGCTGCGCGACAGCATGATCTGCGGGCCGCGAGCGGTCGGGTCGACCTCGGCGATCACCGCGCGGACGCGGTCGCCACTGCGCAGGTTTTCCTTCGGGATCATCTCGCTGCGCTTCAGACGGCCCTCGACACGCCCGGACTCGACGATCAAATCGCCTTTGTCCATGCGTTTGACGGTGCCGACGAAGATCTTGTCGCCGCGCGACAGGAAATCGTTGAGCAGCTGCTCGCGCTCGGCATCGCGGATTTTCTGCAGGATCACCTGCTTGGCGGCCTGCGCGCCGATACGACCGATCGGCACCGACTCGACCGGCTCCTCGATGTAGTCGTCGACCTCGATGTCGCCGATCTGTTCTTTGGCTTCGAACAGCAGGATCTCGGCATCGGGCAGCTGCAGGCCGGCTTCGTCCGGCACCACGTGCCAGCGACGGAAGGTCTCGTATTCGCCGGTGTTGCGGTCCACCGACACGCGAATGTCGACTTCCCCTTCGTACAGCTTCTTGGTCGCGGAGGCCAGCGCTGCTTCAACGGCGCCAAACACCACCTCGCGGTCCACGCTCTTTTCGCGGGAAATCGCGTCGACCAGCATCAACAGTTCGCGGTTCATGATTCCTGACCTCCGTCTTCTTGTGCGTTCGTCTCGGGCGCAGCGTCACCGGCGGCCGGCTGGTTGCGGCGTCGACCCTTGAAGTCGACCACCGGCACCAACCGCGCCTCACGCACTTCGTCGAGCGAAAAGTTCAAAGCTTGATCTTCCTTGCCGTCGTTGAACACGAGACGCCAGCCATCTCCCTCGGCCTCCAGCACACCGCGATATTTCTTGCGGTTCTGGAATGCCAGCTTCAGGGTGATGTCGACTTCGTGCCCGGCAAAACGCTGGTAGTCGGCCAGCTTGCGCAGCGGGCGGTCCAGACCGGGGGAGGACACTTCGAGACGCTCGTAGGGCACACCTTCGACTTCCAGTGCGTACTGGAGCTGCCGCGTGACCTTCTCGCAGTCGTCGACCGTGATGAACTCGCCGCTCGGGTCGCCCGGGACGCGATCGATAAAAACGCGCAGCAGACCGCGCGGGCTGCGCTCAGTGTCGACGAGCTCGTAACCCAAGCCCGCCACCGTGCTCTCGACCAATACCTGCCACCCAACCTGCTGCACCACTGCCGTGTTCAACTCCGTGCCTAATGCCGTTGCTCATGCCGGCGGCTGACGCCGCCGGCGCCCGCCAGCACATACCTTTGCTTCGCTTGACGACCCGCCCCCCGCCAGGAGCGGGACCCGCTCTGCGCGGGGCGCCGGCTCCGAGAGCCCGGTCGGCGCGTTCGCCTTAAGTTCAGTGTTCAGATAACCACTTGGATATCCGAATTCCCGATCAAGCAAAAAAAATGGGCTGGATTTCCCCGCCCACTGACTATGACTTAGCGAAAGTCGGATTGTACTCCGGCGAACATCCCTAAGCAAGTCCTGGGCCCGCTATTTCCTTCTGGAGCCGCAGCGTACAAGCCACGCCCCCAGGACGCCTGGCAGCCCCGGAGCCCTCCAGGCCTCACCCGGGAGCCAGTCTGCCATGCCAGAATGACGGGCTCTAGACACTGTGGAGACATTATGGGATTTCTCGCAGGCAAGCGCCTCCTGATCACCGGCCTGCTCTCGAACCGCTCGATCGCGTACGGCATTGCCAAGGCCTGCCGTCGCGAAGGCGCCGAGCTGGCATTCAGCTACGTCGGTGAGCGTTTCAAGGACCGGATCACCGAGTTCGCCCGCGAGTTCGATTCCGACCTGATTTTCGACTGCGACGTGGGCGACGATGTGCAGATCGAAGCCCTCTTCACACAGCTTCGCGAGCGCTGGCCTAGCTTCGACGGCTTTGTGCACTCGATCGGCTTCGCGCCGCGTGAAGCCATCGCCGGCGATTTCCTCGAGGGCTTGTCGCGCGAGTCCTTCCGCATCGCGCACGACATCTCGTCGTACAGCTTCCCGGCGCTCGCGAAGGCGGCCGCCCCGATGCTCAAGCCCAACGCCGCGCTGCTGACCCTCACCTACCTCGGCGCCGAGCGCTATGTGCCCAACTACAACACGATGGGCCTGGCCAAGGCCTCGCTGGAGGCAAGCGTGCGCTACCTCGCCCACAGCCTGGGCCAGAAAGGCGTGCGGGTGAACGGCATCTCGGCCGGTCCGATCAAGACGCTGGCTGCCAGCGGCATCAAGGGCTTCGGCAAGATCCTCGACGTCGTCGAGCAGAACGCACCGTTGCGTCGCAACGTCACGATCGACGACGTGGGCAACGTCGCCGCCTTCCTGCTGTCCGATCTGGCCGCGGGCGTGACCTCGGAGATCATGTATGTAGACGGCGGCTTCAGCCATGTGATGGCGGCGCCGGAGAGCGCCTGAGCGAGTTCGACCGGCCCAGCGGCAGGACGCTGCCGCGGCTTTCAAACCGCTGATCTTGTCGAGCAGCAAAAAGACCCGCCGCGGCGGGTCTTTTTCGTGCCGGCGCGCCAGGCGCGTCAGAGCGTCTGCAGGATCTCGCGGCGCTTCTGCTGATATTCCTCTTCGCTGATCAGGTTCTGATCGCGCAAGCGCTTGAGCGTGCGAAGGCGCTGTTCCTGCTCCTCGTAAAAGCGCCCGTCGCGTGACGCTGCGGGCGCCGGGGCGGGGGCCGCGGCCGGCACTGCCGGCGTAGCGGCGGGCACGGGCGCAGGCGCAGCATTCGCGGGTGCCGGGGCCACGCCGGGGGCCGGGGGCGCGGCAGGGGTGGCAGCCGCCCCAGCCGGGGCCGCGACCGGGTTGCCGGCCTGCTGCGACAGCGGGAACGACAGCCAGTCGGGCCGGCGCGCCGCGCCGGCGGACGAGGTCAGTTGGGCGGTGCCTGCCGACGCCCGTGAGCCGAACTTGAAATCGGGCAGGATGCGGCTGCCGCGGTAGGCATCGACGAAGTCGAGCCGGGTGTCGTGGACGATGACCTGCAGCCGCCCGTCCTGCACGAACAGGCGTGCGGTCACGCCGTAGGCCGTGCTGAAGATGCCCGCGCCGCGCTTCGAGGTGCTCAGCAGCAGCACGTCGTGACCTGGGCTGGCGTGCTTGAAGGCGCTCGACAGCGCCCACACCACATCCTTCAGTTCCTCGGGGTGGAACAGCGGCTCGTTTTGGCCCTTGACGCTGATGGTGATGCTGCCCAGCGATTGCGTCAGCACGTCCTGCGGCACGTTGGCGGGGTGCTGATTGGCGGCACCCGGCTCTGCCGCATCGAGTTTGACCTTGCTGAATTCACCCAGCGTCCATTCGCGGCGGCTGCTGGCCGGCGCCGCTTGCTCCTGGGTGGCCTGGCTGTTGCCCTTGTCGGACGAGCCGAACAAGAAGTCCATCACGCCCGCTCGTGCAGGCGCGGAGAACAAGACCAGGGCGGCGGCCGCAGCGCAGACGGCGGCGGCCGGATGGGGACGTTGAACCATGTTGCTCCTCGTTGTGGCTCTACTGGGATGGCGACGGGGTGCGCATCGCGCTACGGCAGTTCATCCAACGCGCGTGCGGCGCCGATCAAGGCCGGCGCGCGCGCCTGCACGACAAAGGTGGCGATGCCTTCGAGATACGGCCGGAACCGCCCCTTGTCTTCGAAGCGCTGCCGGAACGTCGAGCGGTCGAACCACTCGCCCAGGCGCGGAACGATACCACCACCGATGTAGACGCCACCCAGGGCGCCCAGCGTCAGCGCGATGTTGCCGGCGACGTTGCCGAGGAAACTGCAGAACAGCGCCAACGCGGTGACGCACTGGCGATTCGCGCCAACCACTGCCGCAGCCGAAATGTCGGCTGCAGTCATCGGTTGCGCCACCACACCGTCAACGTCGCACACCGCCTGATAGAGGTTGAGCAGGCCCATCCCGGACACCGCTCGCTCTGCCGACACATGGCCGAACCGTTGGCGCAGCACCCGCAGCACCGCCTCCTCGAGATCGTCCATGGCCGCGAGGGTGGCATGGCCGCCTTCGCCGTTGATGGGGATGGCCCCGTGCCCCGCCACGGCCGGCAGCAGGCCGGACACGCCGAGGCCGGTACCCGGGCCGACCAGGCCGAGCGGCGCATGCGGCACTGCAGAACCTCCCCCGACCTGGCGGACTTCGTCGGCGCCCAACGCCGGCAGCGACAGCGCCAGCGCGGTGAAGTCGTTGATGACCAGAAAGCGGTCCATCGCCAGACGCCGCTGAACCTCGGAGATCGAGAACGACCAGTGGTGGTTGGTCATCTGCACCCGGTCACCCACCACCGGATTGGCGATGCCGATCGCACACCAGCGCGGCGAACCCAGCCGGTGATCGTCGAGGAATCGCTGCATCGCGTCCTGCAGCGTGGCGTGCTCGGCACACGCATAGGTGGTGGTGTGGAGGAGCGGCGCGCCGCGCTCGGTGATCCACGCAAAACGCGCGTTGGTGCCACCGACGTCGCCCACCATGCGTGGGAATGTTGTTGTTGCTTGCAATCGAACCCCGCGTGAACGGAAGGAAGGAGGATGGGTTGAAGACCTCGAGCGGCGACGCAAGAAGGCGCCGCCCGGGCCGAGCATGCCGGAGCAGCGGACGACGACGGACACCCGCAGACACCGACGACAGGCGCGACACCGCCGCTCCTGTAGCCAAACTACAGCGTCATGGTAGTCAAGGGAAATGTCGATGTCCAGCCCAACCGATGTTGTTCTCCGTCGATCGTGCACTGCAACACGCGGCAAGACCCGGGTTAACCCTCGTTCACGCGCCGTAGTTTCGT from Caldimonas brevitalea encodes the following:
- the rimP gene encoding ribosome maturation factor RimP, which produces MNTAVVQQVGWQVLVESTVAGLGYELVDTERSPRGLLRVFIDRVPGDPSGEFITVDDCEKVTRQLQYALEVEGVPYERLEVSSPGLDRPLRKLADYQRFAGHEVDITLKLAFQNRKKYRGVLEAEGDGWRLVFNDGKEDQALNFSLDEVREARLVPVVDFKGRRRNQPAAGDAAPETNAQEDGGQES
- the infB gene encoding translation initiation factor IF-2, encoding MAVTTVAQFASELNRPATALLDQLKAAGVTKGSPEDSLTEADKERLLDYLRSSHGTAGSERKKITLTKKSTTEIKQADSSGKARTIQVEVRKKRVFVKRDETPASVAEEAAAPAAAAVDESELIRREEEANRQAELLRRQEEELAEQRRQREEEERRRREEAEAAEARAREEAEKAAAEAAARAAEAQRAAAAAAAVTVGAEAQEASRAAPAPAPAPVQPPAAAAAPAAAPAAPAETPRPGVRVIKAAEVEAEEKQRLMDLEKRRKAAEAEAAAIRAMMAAPRKVLTAKKPEEEKPKVDPSKEGIKGTIHKPKAVPGAPGAAPAAAAPGSTTAKPGDKKSVKSEKLSSSWADDAAKKRALKTRGDSSGGARPGWRAPAGARGGRRGDRGAGNGSNFIAPTEAQIHEVHVPETISVADLAHKMSVKASEVIKQLMKLGQMVTINQQLDQETAMIVVEEMGHKAFAAKLDDPEAFLEEDVATAGAEVLPRAPVVTVMGHVDHGKTSLLDYIRRSRVAAGEAGGITQHIGAYHVDTPRGMITFLDTPGHEAFTAMRARGAKATDIVILVVAADDGVMPQTKEAIHHAKAAGVPIVVAVNKIDKPEANLERVKSELVAEQVVPEEFGGDSPFCPVSAKTGQGVDELLENVLLQAEVLELTAAKESPAKGLVIEAQLDKGRGPVATVLVQSGTLKRGDVVLAGSSYGRVRAMLDETGKPTQEAGPSIPVEIQGLTEVPQAGDEFMVLADERRAREIATFRQGKYRDVKLARQQAAKLENMFEQMGQGGSQTLALIIKADVQGSQEALAASLLKLSTEEVKVQIVHAAVGGISESDVNLAIASKAVIIGFNTRADAGARKLAENNGVDIRYYNIIYDAVDEIRAAMSGMLAPEQKEEVIGVAEIRQVFRSSKVGAIAGCMVLSGIVRRNARLRLLRDNVVVFTGELDSLKRFKDDVREVKEGFECGLNIKNYNDIAEGDQLEFFEIKEVARTL
- a CDS encoding glucokinase is translated as MVGDVGGTNARFAWITERGAPLLHTTTYACAEHATLQDAMQRFLDDHRLGSPRWCAIGIANPVVGDRVQMTNHHWSFSISEVQRRLAMDRFLVINDFTALALSLPALGADEVRQVGGGSAVPHAPLGLVGPGTGLGVSGLLPAVAGHGAIPINGEGGHATLAAMDDLEEAVLRVLRQRFGHVSAERAVSGMGLLNLYQAVCDVDGVVAQPMTAADISAAAVVGANRQCVTALALFCSFLGNVAGNIALTLGALGGVYIGGGIVPRLGEWFDRSTFRQRFEDKGRFRPYLEGIATFVVQARAPALIGAARALDELP
- the fabI gene encoding enoyl-ACP reductase FabI produces the protein MGFLAGKRLLITGLLSNRSIAYGIAKACRREGAELAFSYVGERFKDRITEFAREFDSDLIFDCDVGDDVQIEALFTQLRERWPSFDGFVHSIGFAPREAIAGDFLEGLSRESFRIAHDISSYSFPALAKAAAPMLKPNAALLTLTYLGAERYVPNYNTMGLAKASLEASVRYLAHSLGQKGVRVNGISAGPIKTLAASGIKGFGKILDVVEQNAPLRRNVTIDDVGNVAAFLLSDLAAGVTSEIMYVDGGFSHVMAAPESA
- the nusA gene encoding transcription termination factor NusA; protein product: MNRELLMLVDAISREKSVDREVVFGAVEAALASATKKLYEGEVDIRVSVDRNTGEYETFRRWHVVPDEAGLQLPDAEILLFEAKEQIGDIEVDDYIEEPVESVPIGRIGAQAAKQVILQKIRDAEREQLLNDFLSRGDKIFVGTVKRMDKGDLIVESGRVEGRLKRSEMIPKENLRSGDRVRAVIAEVDPTARGPQIMLSRSAPAFMIELFGQEVPEIEQGLLEIKSCARDPGSRAKIAVLSHDKRVDPIGTCVGVRGSRVNAVTNELAGERVDIVLWSEDPAQFVIGALAPANVVSIVVDEERHAMDVVVDEENLAIAIGRGGQNVRLASELTGWRINIMTAEESQAKQAEETTAIRALFMDKLDVDEEVADILIEEGFTSLEEVAYVPLQEMLEIESFDEDTVNELRTRAKDVLLTMEIAKEEKVEEVSQDLRDLDGLSGELIAKLADAGIHTRDDLADLAVDELTEITGVDEAQAKGLIMKAREHWFTA
- a CDS encoding SHOCT domain-containing protein → MVQRPHPAAAVCAAAAALVLFSAPARAGVMDFLFGSSDKGNSQATQEQAAPASSRREWTLGEFSKVKLDAAEPGAANQHPANVPQDVLTQSLGSITISVKGQNEPLFHPEELKDVVWALSSAFKHASPGHDVLLLSTSKRGAGIFSTAYGVTARLFVQDGRLQVIVHDTRLDFVDAYRGSRILPDFKFGSRASAGTAQLTSSAGAARRPDWLSFPLSQQAGNPVAAPAGAAATPAAPPAPGVAPAPANAAPAPVPAATPAVPAAAPAPAPAASRDGRFYEEQEQRLRTLKRLRDQNLISEEEYQQKRREILQTL
- the truB gene encoding tRNA pseudouridine(55) synthase TruB, whose protein sequence is MQAEASSSPVARPRVPRRAVHGVLLLDKPLGLSSNDALQKVKRLFRAEKAGHTGTLDPLATGLLPLCFGAATKFSQISLEADKTYRATLKLGVRTTTGDAEGEVLEERPVDVTPQHLLQACMRFMGPIQQVPPMYSALKRDGKALYEYARAGIEVEREPRQVVIHWIELLRWQEGALEIEVRCSKGTYIRTLAEDIGEALGCGAHLTALRRTGSGPLTLEGAYTLAQLEAMSEAERDAVLQPVDALLNDWPVLRLEAEDAGRFLSGMRRRTAHPDAPQLRVYGPQAGAFLGSGSVKAGELISLRLLSPLEVQGLLNAQASQ
- the rbfA gene encoding 30S ribosome-binding factor RbfA, translated to MRHKRAIPNRSYRVADQIQRDVAELIRDLKDPRIGMVTINAVEVTPDYAHAKVFFSLLVGDPEACEEALNEAAGFLRNGLFKRLQIHTVPTLHFSFDRTTERAADMNALINQANANRAKDD